One Thiocapsa sp. genomic window carries:
- the mtgA gene encoding monofunctional biosynthetic peptidoglycan transglycosylase translates to MAARKKRSRRILLRRIALVLAGLMALSVMLVTILRWVDPPTSAFMIQRWITAQSEPGGPPYIYHEWVDWDAIPGAVKLAVIAAEDQRFPGHRGFDTIEIERAWQRYRAGERLRGASTISQQTAKNLFLWSGRDPIRKALEVWFTLLIETLWSKERILEVYLNIAQLSPNTFGVGATSWRYFDRPVMALSTSDAALIAAVLPNPNIYRLETPSATVKRRATWIRRQMAQLGGVSFLNKL, encoded by the coding sequence ATGGCCGCTCGAAAAAAACGCTCTCGAAGAATTCTGTTGCGCCGGATCGCGCTCGTTCTGGCGGGCCTGATGGCGCTGTCGGTGATGCTGGTCACGATCCTGCGCTGGGTCGACCCGCCGACCTCCGCCTTCATGATTCAACGCTGGATCACCGCCCAGTCCGAGCCCGGCGGGCCGCCCTATATCTATCACGAGTGGGTTGACTGGGACGCCATCCCCGGGGCTGTGAAGCTCGCCGTCATCGCCGCGGAGGACCAGCGCTTCCCGGGCCATCGCGGCTTCGACACCATCGAGATCGAACGCGCGTGGCAGCGCTATCGTGCCGGAGAGCGGTTGCGCGGGGCGAGCACCATCAGCCAGCAGACGGCGAAGAATCTCTTCCTCTGGTCCGGCCGGGACCCGATTCGCAAAGCACTGGAGGTCTGGTTCACACTCCTGATCGAGACGCTTTGGTCCAAGGAGCGGATTCTGGAGGTCTATCTCAACATCGCCCAGCTCAGCCCGAACACCTTCGGCGTCGGGGCCACGAGCTGGCGCTATTTCGACCGCCCGGTGATGGCGCTGAGCACCTCGGATGCCGCCCTGATCGCCGCCGTGCTGCCGAATCCGAACATCTATCGACTCGAAACACCCTCCGCGACCGTCAAGCGCCGCGCCACCTGGATCCGGCGTCAGATGGCGCAGCTCGGCGGCGTGTCCTTTCTCAACAAGCTCTGA
- a CDS encoding HPF/RaiA family ribosome-associated protein, whose product MLIKIGGDTLALDGDIRRHIETEVAKLAARFPGEDLEAHAMIQEEFDPLHGHRVRCELSAKIAHGRPIVVRDARKTAKEAIDEVFGLARRNLRRMRRQISLPRNPPHGALSTETHVVGG is encoded by the coding sequence ATGCTGATCAAAATCGGCGGGGATACCCTCGCCTTGGACGGAGATATCCGCCGTCATATCGAGACGGAAGTGGCCAAGCTTGCGGCACGCTTCCCCGGAGAAGACTTGGAGGCGCATGCCATGATCCAAGAGGAATTCGACCCGCTCCACGGACACCGCGTCCGCTGCGAGCTCTCCGCCAAGATCGCCCACGGGCGCCCAATCGTCGTCCGAGACGCACGCAAGACAGCGAAGGAAGCCATCGACGAGGTCTTCGGGCTCGCGCGCCGCAACCTGCGGCGGATGCGCCGTCAAATCAGTCTCCCCCGCAACCCTCCGCACGGTGCTTTGAGCACGGAAACGCACGTGGTCGGAGGTTGA
- a CDS encoding DNA-formamidopyrimidine glycosylase family protein produces MPEGDTIHKLATFLSGALVGQRLDGARLQGRAIAALAQVHVLRVTSKGKHLFIDVEGGASLRVHLGMYGSWHRYPIGQTWQKPARRATLVLNVSGQDYVCFNAKEIEILDTHGLRRRDRTDRLGPDLSRDAPTAESLLDRARTLSSPETELVDLLLDQRIASGIGNVYKSEVLFLEHCAPRARFGDISDETFAALYRTAERLLLNNLGGGPRITRTADDGRGILWVYGRAEKPCFRCGTSLLRERLGQHARSTYWCPACQSGQSREPPAAP; encoded by the coding sequence ATGCCCGAAGGCGACACCATCCACAAGCTCGCGACCTTTCTGTCCGGCGCTTTGGTCGGCCAGCGTCTCGACGGCGCCCGTCTGCAGGGTCGCGCCATCGCCGCGCTCGCACAGGTCCACGTTCTGCGGGTGACGAGCAAGGGCAAGCATCTCTTCATCGACGTCGAAGGCGGGGCCTCGCTTCGCGTCCACCTCGGGATGTATGGCTCCTGGCACCGTTACCCGATCGGACAAACCTGGCAGAAGCCTGCGCGTCGGGCAACGCTCGTCCTGAACGTCTCCGGGCAGGACTACGTCTGTTTCAACGCAAAAGAGATCGAGATCCTCGATACCCACGGGCTGCGCAGACGCGATCGGACAGACCGCCTCGGACCGGATCTGAGCCGCGATGCACCGACCGCAGAATCTCTGCTCGATCGCGCCCGTACACTCTCGAGCCCCGAGACCGAGCTCGTCGATCTGCTGCTTGATCAGCGGATCGCCAGCGGTATCGGCAACGTCTACAAATCCGAGGTCCTCTTCCTCGAGCACTGCGCACCGAGGGCTCGATTCGGCGACATCTCGGACGAGACCTTTGCCGCGCTCTACCGGACCGCGGAACGCCTGCTCCTGAACAACCTCGGCGGCGGCCCCCGGATCACGCGCACCGCCGACGACGGTCGCGGCATCCTCTGGGTCTACGGCCGCGCCGAAAAGCCCTGCTTTCGCTGCGGGACGAGCCTGTTGCGAGAGCGTCTCGGGCAACACGCAAGATCCACCTACTGGTGCCCGGCCTGCCAGTCAGGACAAAGCCGTGAACCACCGGCAGCACCATAG
- a CDS encoding GspH/FimT family pseudopilin, producing the protein MLALRRNLMVAVACIRRAGTQGRASIARPRRAAPPKRSPGFTLLELMITLSVLAILASLGVPAMQEMLERNRLKGAAQALVEDLQWVRGEAIRRNRDLHLIFDAGSPWCYGISEASACNCHLTDPDDANACTLSFNDTKVLKHLHAANYVGVDATATFNQGLTGFERRRGTTMRMGSGSAGSKRHGNGSVNFSNAHGGQLRVILSVIGRVRVCSPDQSVPGFRPCT; encoded by the coding sequence ATGCTGGCGCTGAGACGCAACCTAATGGTCGCCGTCGCATGCATCCGCAGAGCAGGCACGCAAGGACGAGCGAGCATCGCCCGCCCCCGACGAGCGGCTCCGCCGAAACGCTCGCCCGGTTTCACCCTGCTCGAGCTCATGATCACGCTGTCGGTGCTCGCCATCCTGGCGTCCTTGGGCGTTCCGGCGATGCAGGAGATGCTCGAACGCAACCGGCTAAAGGGCGCAGCACAAGCCCTTGTGGAGGACCTGCAATGGGTTCGCGGCGAGGCCATTCGGCGAAATCGGGATCTGCATCTGATCTTCGATGCCGGTTCTCCGTGGTGTTACGGAATCAGCGAGGCGAGCGCCTGCAACTGCCATCTCACCGATCCGGATGACGCGAATGCCTGCACCCTGTCGTTCAACGACACGAAGGTGCTCAAGCACCTCCATGCCGCGAATTATGTCGGGGTGGACGCGACGGCGACCTTCAATCAAGGATTGACCGGATTCGAGAGACGACGCGGCACCACGATGCGCATGGGCTCGGGGTCGGCAGGCTCGAAGCGGCACGGCAACGGGAGCGTCAACTTCAGCAACGCGCACGGGGGACAGCTTCGGGTCATCCTGAGCGTGATCGGCCGCGTGCGGGTGTGCTCTCCGGATCAGTCCGTACCGGGATTCCGCCCATGCACCTGA
- a CDS encoding SDR family oxidoreductase has translation MKVAIIGGTGFVGTNISRHLIDAGHRPRLLVRPGSEQKVAQPEHCDIVLGDVADPPALDRCLEGSDAVIYLIGILREFPSRGITFDALQRVGVEDTIAAAKGQGVDRFILMSANGVHVEGTSYQRSKALAEAALKASGLRWTIFRPSVIFGDPDGRMEFCSQLKKDIIDSPMPAPLFYSGLFPKNAGGFELAPVHIDDVAAACVLAVNESRTESQTYSLCGPARLSWKAILTTIAAASGKTKLMLPAPAMAIKATASLLDRYPWFPISRDQIQMLMEGNVCFENDSFARLGLTPTPFGVDQLGYLNR, from the coding sequence ATGAAGGTTGCCATCATCGGCGGTACCGGTTTCGTCGGCACCAACATCTCTCGGCACTTGATCGACGCCGGTCATCGGCCGCGGCTTCTGGTCCGGCCGGGCAGCGAGCAGAAGGTCGCTCAGCCGGAGCATTGCGATATCGTCCTCGGCGACGTGGCCGATCCGCCTGCGCTCGATCGTTGCCTGGAGGGTTCGGATGCCGTGATCTATCTGATCGGCATCCTGCGCGAGTTTCCGAGCCGAGGCATCACCTTCGATGCGCTGCAACGTGTCGGTGTCGAGGACACGATCGCGGCGGCGAAAGGGCAGGGCGTCGATCGGTTCATCCTGATGAGCGCCAACGGGGTCCATGTCGAGGGCACGTCCTATCAGCGCAGCAAGGCGCTTGCCGAGGCGGCGCTCAAGGCCTCCGGGCTGCGCTGGACCATCTTCCGCCCCTCGGTCATCTTCGGCGACCCGGACGGTCGCATGGAGTTTTGCTCCCAGCTCAAGAAGGACATCATCGATAGCCCGATGCCGGCGCCGCTCTTCTACAGCGGCCTGTTTCCCAAGAATGCGGGCGGCTTCGAGCTGGCCCCGGTGCATATCGACGACGTCGCGGCGGCCTGCGTGCTGGCCGTGAACGAGTCGCGCACCGAATCCCAGACCTACAGCTTGTGCGGACCTGCGCGTCTGAGCTGGAAGGCGATCCTGACCACGATCGCCGCGGCGTCGGGCAAAACGAAGCTGATGCTGCCGGCCCCGGCGATGGCCATCAAGGCGACCGCGAGTCTGCTCGACCGCTATCCCTGGTTTCCCATCTCGCGCGATCAGATCCAAATGTTGATGGAGGGGAATGTCTGCTTCGAGAACGACAGCTTCGCGCGGCTCGGCCTGACCCCGACACCCTTCGGCGTGGATCAGCTGGGCTATTTGAATCGGTAG
- a CDS encoding SDR family NAD(P)-dependent oxidoreductase: protein MSKTYLIVGGTSGIGAALLGKLLERGHRVIQLSRHPEAAPDHPAVTSLHWDVRTNDFPADALPTTLDGLVYCPGTIRLRPFERLAEKEWTEDLEINLLGAVRALQGAMKALKAAESAGIVLFSTVAVGTGLPFHASIASAKGAVEGLTRSLAAELAPRIRVNAVAPTLTATPLAERLIGNESKRSAAAERHPLRTIGEPEDVAGAVLWLLEDARMTTGQVIRVDAGLATLRTG from the coding sequence ATGTCCAAAACCTATTTGATCGTCGGCGGCACGTCCGGCATCGGCGCCGCGCTGCTCGGGAAGCTTCTCGAGCGCGGCCATCGCGTGATTCAACTGTCGCGTCACCCGGAGGCAGCGCCGGATCATCCGGCGGTCACCAGTCTGCATTGGGACGTCCGAACCAACGACTTCCCGGCGGATGCGCTGCCGACGACACTCGACGGACTCGTCTACTGCCCCGGCACCATCCGGCTGCGCCCTTTCGAACGGCTGGCCGAGAAGGAGTGGACGGAAGACCTCGAGATCAATCTGCTCGGTGCAGTGCGGGCCCTGCAGGGTGCGATGAAGGCGCTCAAGGCGGCGGAGTCCGCCGGCATCGTGCTGTTCAGCACGGTCGCCGTCGGAACCGGGCTGCCGTTTCACGCCTCGATCGCGAGTGCCAAAGGCGCGGTGGAGGGCCTGACGCGGTCCCTTGCCGCCGAGCTCGCCCCGCGGATCCGGGTCAACGCCGTCGCGCCGACCCTGACGGCGACGCCGCTTGCCGAACGTTTGATCGGAAACGAGTCAAAGCGCAGCGCGGCGGCCGAACGACACCCTTTGCGAACGATCGGAGAGCCCGAAGACGTTGCGGGTGCCGTGCTGTGGCTGCTGGAAGACGCCCGCATGACGACGGGGCAAGTGATTCGAGTCGATGCCGGCTTGGCCACCTTGAGAACCGGCTGA
- the purF gene encoding amidophosphoribosyltransferase produces the protein MCGIVGIVGKSPVNQALYDSLLVLQHRGQDAAGIVTCQGDKLHLRKDNGLARDVFRTRHMIQLGGNMGVGHVRYPTAGAASSAEAQPFYVNSPYGIVLAHNGNLTNAEDLKRDLFVEDLRHLNTASDSEILLNVFAHELQLQGKLRIDEHDVFRAVSGVHRRCRGGYAAVAMIPGFGVFGFRDPHGIRPLVYGRRETDLGTEYMIASESVALDTIGFTLIADVAPGEAVCITVDGQINTHQCAAQPILSPCIFEFVYFARPDSIIDNISVHKARSRMGKKLAAKIKREWSNHDIDVVIPIPDTSRTAALQLANQLGVPYSEGFIKNRYIGRTFIMPGQQVRKKSVRQKLNAIDLEFRKKNVLLVDDSIVRGTTSQQIIQMAREAGAHRVYFASAAPPVRFPNVYGIDMPAASELIAHGRTEEEVARELGADRLIFQELGDLIDAVQKKGKSHVDRFDTSVFDGLYVTGDVTPEYLQTLEANRNDVAKTAYGSFSENVIDLYNSA, from the coding sequence ATGTGCGGCATCGTCGGCATCGTCGGTAAAAGTCCGGTCAACCAAGCGCTCTACGACTCGCTGCTGGTCCTCCAACACCGGGGACAGGATGCCGCCGGCATCGTGACCTGTCAGGGCGACAAGCTCCATCTGCGCAAGGACAACGGTCTTGCACGCGATGTCTTCCGAACCCGACACATGATTCAGTTGGGCGGCAACATGGGTGTCGGGCATGTCCGTTACCCGACTGCCGGCGCGGCCAGCTCGGCCGAGGCCCAACCCTTCTACGTCAATTCGCCTTACGGCATCGTGCTTGCCCACAACGGCAATCTCACCAATGCCGAGGACCTCAAGCGCGACCTCTTCGTCGAGGATCTTCGCCACCTCAACACCGCGTCGGATTCAGAGATCCTGCTGAACGTCTTTGCCCATGAGCTCCAGCTCCAGGGCAAGCTGCGGATCGACGAGCACGACGTCTTTCGTGCCGTCTCGGGCGTGCATCGACGCTGTCGAGGTGGTTACGCCGCGGTCGCGATGATCCCGGGTTTCGGCGTCTTCGGCTTCCGCGATCCGCACGGAATCAGGCCCTTGGTCTACGGACGTCGCGAGACCGATCTGGGCACCGAGTATATGATCGCCTCCGAGAGCGTGGCGCTCGACACCATCGGCTTCACCCTGATCGCGGATGTCGCGCCGGGCGAGGCGGTCTGCATTACCGTCGATGGTCAGATCAACACGCACCAGTGTGCCGCCCAGCCGATCCTGTCGCCCTGCATCTTCGAATTCGTCTACTTCGCCCGCCCGGATTCCATCATCGACAACATCTCGGTGCACAAGGCGCGCTCGCGAATGGGCAAGAAGCTTGCCGCCAAGATCAAGCGCGAATGGTCGAATCACGACATCGACGTCGTGATCCCCATCCCCGACACCAGCCGGACCGCCGCACTCCAGCTGGCCAATCAGCTCGGCGTGCCTTACTCGGAAGGCTTCATCAAGAACCGCTACATCGGTCGCACCTTCATCATGCCGGGCCAGCAGGTCCGCAAGAAATCCGTGCGGCAGAAGCTCAATGCCATCGACTTGGAGTTCCGCAAAAAGAACGTCCTCTTGGTCGACGACTCCATCGTGCGCGGGACGACCTCTCAGCAGATCATTCAGATGGCGCGAGAAGCCGGAGCCCATCGGGTCTATTTCGCCTCCGCGGCGCCGCCGGTGCGCTTCCCCAATGTCTACGGGATCGACATGCCCGCGGCCAGCGAGCTCATCGCCCACGGCCGGACAGAGGAGGAGGTCGCACGAGAGCTGGGCGCGGACCGACTCATTTTTCAAGAGCTCGGTGATCTGATCGACGCAGTTCAGAAAAAGGGCAAAAGCCATGTGGACCGCTTCGATACCTCGGTCTTCGACGGCCTCTACGTGACCGGGGACGTCACGCCCGAATATCTTCAGACGCTCGAAGCGAATCGCAACGACGTTGCCAAGACCGCCTACGGCTCTTTCAGCGAGAACGTTATTGACCTCTACAACTCCGCCTGA
- the pilV gene encoding type IV pilus modification protein PilV, which yields MKLLQAQRQTGFTLIEALIALLVLSLGLFGLMQTQTRVMTETGDSKTRTVAVNLAQEKLEELRASDYADIAGGKDLIPAAAGGTSNFARTWTATPSSEPPYYEVSVTTRWTRPGDDSENADSSVTLTTFIAQSATVALGTIGGPSKGNLDDPPGEDDSGDGDAPGGQDDSGDDDWNSDDAGGDDDSGEDEDVPGPGSCSCFYGQNKNDISLVASNGSCCTKDYCEKKAPDGIKKNTSFIAICPL from the coding sequence TTGAAATTACTGCAAGCACAACGTCAAACTGGCTTCACCCTCATCGAAGCATTGATCGCGCTCCTCGTGCTTTCGCTCGGGCTCTTCGGGCTGATGCAGACGCAGACGCGCGTCATGACGGAGACCGGCGACAGCAAAACACGAACCGTCGCCGTGAACCTCGCTCAAGAAAAGCTCGAGGAGCTCCGTGCGAGCGATTATGCCGACATCGCCGGAGGGAAGGATCTCATCCCGGCCGCCGCAGGCGGAACGAGCAATTTCGCGCGCACCTGGACCGCCACCCCGAGCAGCGAACCGCCCTACTATGAGGTCTCGGTGACAACCCGCTGGACCCGTCCGGGCGATGACTCCGAAAATGCGGACTCCTCCGTCACCCTCACCACCTTCATCGCGCAGTCGGCAACCGTTGCATTGGGCACGATCGGCGGTCCGAGCAAGGGCAACCTCGACGATCCCCCGGGCGAGGACGACTCGGGCGATGGCGATGCCCCCGGAGGTCAGGATGATTCAGGCGATGACGACTGGAACAGCGACGACGCCGGAGGTGACGACGATTCCGGCGAGGATGAGGATGTCCCCGGGCCGGGATCATGCTCATGCTTCTACGGACAAAACAAGAACGATATCAGTCTAGTCGCCAGCAATGGTAGTTGTTGCACTAAAGACTACTGCGAGAAGAAAGCGCCCGACGGAATAAAAAAGAACACGAGCTTCATCGCAATCTGCCCCCTATAG
- a CDS encoding PilX N-terminal domain-containing pilus assembly protein — MTSGKIKRQRGALTLMLGLLLLMGSTILTLSSVRVGVMEQRIANNELRAKEAQQAAQAGLDYALAVLSAGGEITEDTDVPAVNATKDYTYNIHFRPPPVVDSDQTCVSSTAEASSDASIQATATECFQQQRLLKGGNGTDHAPLVLNGCLGGASGNPDIYPRDCTGVEEEDCASTAITSSAAMSCLDPGHLDLHGGDIEDDAFTGSAWDQVFDISKNEFKAIADTGDPQFRWINSSSNWHQSLGSPAEPVYLVFSAAADCPKLNGNPTIYGIVYFENAAGCRSQGWGGAKVYGTVVVDGDLKKLTANSRFYHWSRAGSDGERANLDRVRSASRVPGSWRDWN; from the coding sequence ATGACCTCGGGAAAAATCAAACGGCAGCGCGGCGCGCTAACGCTCATGCTGGGATTATTGCTGCTTATGGGCTCGACCATTCTGACGCTTAGCTCCGTTCGCGTGGGCGTCATGGAGCAGCGGATCGCGAACAATGAATTGCGCGCAAAAGAGGCGCAGCAGGCCGCTCAGGCAGGCCTCGATTATGCCTTGGCTGTCTTGAGTGCCGGCGGCGAAATCACCGAGGACACCGATGTCCCCGCGGTAAACGCCACCAAGGACTACACCTACAACATTCACTTCCGCCCACCCCCGGTTGTGGATTCCGACCAAACCTGCGTTTCATCCACGGCCGAAGCCAGCAGCGACGCGAGTATCCAAGCGACTGCGACCGAGTGCTTTCAGCAGCAGCGATTGCTCAAGGGCGGAAACGGCACCGACCATGCGCCGCTCGTACTCAACGGATGCCTAGGCGGTGCGAGCGGCAATCCGGACATCTACCCCCGTGACTGCACAGGCGTGGAGGAGGAGGACTGCGCCTCGACCGCCATCACCTCGTCGGCCGCGATGTCATGTTTGGATCCGGGCCATCTCGATCTGCATGGAGGCGACATCGAGGACGATGCCTTCACCGGCAGCGCCTGGGATCAGGTCTTCGATATCAGCAAGAACGAGTTCAAAGCAATCGCAGACACCGGCGACCCGCAATTCCGTTGGATCAACTCATCGAGCAACTGGCACCAGAGTCTCGGCTCGCCCGCGGAGCCCGTGTATCTCGTCTTCAGCGCGGCGGCAGATTGTCCGAAGCTAAACGGCAATCCTACGATCTACGGCATCGTCTACTTCGAGAACGCGGCCGGCTGTCGCAGTCAGGGCTGGGGCGGGGCCAAGGTCTACGGGACGGTCGTTGTCGACGGCGACCTGAAGAAGCTGACGGCCAATAGCCGGTTCTATCATTGGAGTCGAGCCGGTAGCGATGGAGAACGGGCGAACCTCGATCGGGTCCGCTCAGCCAGTCGCGTCCCCGGCAGCTGGCGTGACTGGAATTAA
- a CDS encoding O-succinylhomoserine sulfhydrylase, translating into MQPSAAPGFATRAVRIGHHRTQEGEHGEPIFTTSSFVFKNAAEAAARFSGDQAGNIYSRFTNPTVSAFEERLASLEGGERCVATASGMSAILAVCMGLLESGDHIVASRSLFGSTTLLFNKYLSRFGIATSYVALGDLEAWDAAIRPETRLLFCETPSNPLTEMVDIRGLAEVAHRRGCLLAVDNCFCTPALQRPLELGADLVIHSATKYLDGQGRCIGGAVVGDRKSVGEGVYGVLRTAGPTMSPFNAWVFLKGLETLKLRMFAHAQSAAALAQWLLAQPDIERVYYPGLPDHPQHHLVGSQQRTGGGIVACDVRGGRAGAWHLIDSTRLLSITANLGDVKTTITHPATTTHGRLTPEERAAVGIGEGLVRVAVGLEEIEDIQRDLARGLETQCSPR; encoded by the coding sequence ATGCAGCCTTCGGCCGCGCCGGGATTTGCGACCCGCGCCGTGCGGATCGGCCACCACCGAACCCAGGAAGGCGAGCACGGCGAGCCGATCTTCACGACCTCCAGCTTCGTCTTCAAAAACGCCGCCGAGGCCGCCGCACGTTTCTCGGGTGATCAAGCGGGCAACATCTATTCGCGCTTCACGAACCCGACGGTCTCGGCCTTCGAGGAGCGTTTGGCCAGCCTCGAAGGGGGCGAGCGTTGTGTGGCGACCGCCTCCGGGATGTCCGCCATCCTGGCCGTCTGCATGGGTCTGCTGGAGTCCGGCGACCACATCGTCGCCTCCCGGAGCCTGTTCGGCAGCACCACGCTCCTCTTCAACAAATACCTCTCCCGGTTCGGCATCGCGACCAGCTATGTGGCGCTCGGCGACCTGGAGGCATGGGACGCGGCGATTCGCCCGGAGACCCGGCTTCTGTTCTGCGAGACGCCGTCCAATCCATTGACCGAGATGGTCGACATCCGAGGGCTGGCCGAGGTTGCGCATCGCCGTGGCTGCCTCCTGGCGGTCGATAACTGTTTCTGCACCCCGGCCCTGCAACGCCCGCTCGAGCTGGGCGCTGACCTGGTGATTCACTCCGCCACCAAGTACCTGGACGGGCAGGGGCGTTGTATCGGCGGCGCTGTCGTCGGCGATCGCAAGTCGGTCGGCGAGGGGGTCTACGGCGTCTTGAGAACGGCCGGCCCGACCATGAGCCCCTTCAACGCCTGGGTCTTTCTCAAAGGGCTCGAAACACTGAAGCTGCGGATGTTCGCCCATGCGCAATCCGCGGCGGCACTCGCGCAATGGCTGCTCGCGCAGCCGGATATCGAGCGCGTCTATTATCCCGGCTTGCCCGATCACCCCCAGCATCATCTGGTCGGCTCCCAGCAGCGCACCGGCGGCGGCATCGTCGCCTGCGACGTGCGCGGCGGTCGCGCCGGTGCCTGGCACCTGATCGACTCGACCCGTCTTCTGTCCATCACGGCCAATCTCGGCGACGTGAAGACCACCATCACCCATCCAGCGACCACAACGCATGGCCGGCTCACGCCGGAAGAGCGTGCCGCCGTCGGCATCGGAGAAGGTCTCGTTCGGGTGGCCGTCGGGTTGGAAGAGATCGAGGACATTCAGCGCGATTTGGCGCGCGGTCTGGAGACGCAGTGCTCCCCGCGGTGA
- a CDS encoding SPOR domain-containing protein: MQEGAKKRLVGAIVIVALAVIFVPMLFEEEAVTDLPPLPVVIPEQPVVDDLFRSESFLTPADSGVGGLPEESWIDPGTLALPAGEEIELVYEGGFDEPAGDAAAPLPVAAPSTAPTAPARVPEAPPPMARDDGMPSYVTQVASLGTAASAQELAAKLQDEGYSAFVESAEVGGRTYFRVRVGPEADRSSAEKTAAKLRRTYKDPFVQRYP, from the coding sequence ATGCAAGAAGGCGCAAAGAAGCGGTTGGTGGGGGCGATTGTGATCGTCGCGCTGGCGGTCATCTTCGTTCCGATGCTGTTCGAGGAAGAGGCGGTGACGGATCTGCCTCCGTTGCCGGTGGTGATTCCCGAGCAGCCGGTTGTCGATGATCTCTTTCGGTCGGAGTCCTTTCTGACGCCGGCCGATTCGGGCGTCGGCGGGCTTCCCGAAGAGTCATGGATCGATCCGGGTACCTTGGCGCTCCCCGCCGGGGAGGAGATCGAGCTCGTGTACGAGGGTGGGTTCGACGAGCCGGCGGGAGACGCTGCGGCGCCGCTGCCGGTCGCAGCACCAAGCACGGCGCCGACCGCACCCGCTCGGGTGCCCGAGGCACCGCCACCGATGGCGCGCGACGACGGGATGCCGTCCTATGTCACCCAAGTCGCGAGTCTGGGGACCGCGGCAAGCGCGCAGGAATTGGCGGCGAAGCTTCAAGACGAGGGCTATTCCGCCTTCGTCGAGTCGGCCGAGGTCGGAGGACGCACCTATTTTCGGGTCCGTGTCGGACCCGAAGCAGACCGATCGAGCGCCGAAAAGACGGCCGCCAAGCTCCGCCGGACATACAAGGACCCCTTTGTTCAGCGTTATCCCTGA
- a CDS encoding CvpA family protein yields MNWVDYAILGIILLSALVGLGRGLIREVLSLGVWIAAILIAWLFHREAAELLVPYLSQPSVRLAAAFIGLILGTLVLGALLGALLSALIDRTGLGFVDRVLGLVFGAARGVVIVAMAVFLGALTPMPEDSWWQESRLIGQFQAVAGWLIELVPEEVQARVKSL; encoded by the coding sequence ATGAATTGGGTCGATTACGCCATCCTCGGGATTATCCTGCTGTCCGCGTTGGTCGGGCTCGGGCGGGGTCTGATCCGCGAGGTTTTGTCCCTGGGTGTCTGGATCGCCGCGATCCTGATCGCTTGGCTGTTCCACCGCGAGGCCGCCGAGCTGCTGGTGCCCTATCTGTCGCAGCCCTCGGTGCGTCTGGCCGCGGCCTTCATCGGCTTGATCCTGGGCACTCTCGTCCTCGGTGCCCTCCTGGGCGCCCTCCTGTCGGCCCTGATCGATAGGACCGGCCTGGGTTTCGTCGATCGGGTGCTCGGGTTGGTCTTCGGCGCGGCTCGCGGTGTGGTGATCGTAGCGATGGCGGTCTTCCTGGGGGCTCTCACACCCATGCCGGAGGATTCCTGGTGGCAGGAATCACGGCTCATCGGCCAATTCCAAGCGGTGGCCGGCTGGCTCATCGAGCTGGTGCCGGAAGAGGTGCAGGCCAGGGTCAAGAGTCTTTGA
- a CDS encoding type IV pilin protein, which yields MARTLIRHRIGFTLIELLIVIAVIAILATVAFPAYQDQIRKARRTDGQIALVGIAMAQERFRGNCSRYALTLNVASGMVCDDPVYSLPLARKSPEGWYDLTLSDANAAGFAATATALDAQAMDRAGGVDCKVLTIDQEGAKTPRECWR from the coding sequence ATGGCAAGGACACTCATAAGACACCGAATCGGCTTCACGCTCATCGAGCTCCTGATCGTCATCGCGGTGATCGCCATCCTGGCTACAGTGGCCTTCCCCGCCTATCAGGACCAGATCCGCAAGGCGCGACGCACGGACGGACAAATAGCCTTGGTCGGTATCGCGATGGCTCAGGAGCGCTTTCGTGGCAATTGTAGCCGCTATGCACTCACCCTGAACGTCGCCTCCGGCATGGTCTGCGACGATCCCGTTTACAGCCTGCCGCTTGCGAGAAAAAGCCCCGAAGGCTGGTATGACCTGACCCTGAGCGACGCGAACGCGGCCGGCTTCGCTGCGACAGCCACCGCGCTGGACGCCCAAGCGATGGATCGAGCGGGCGGTGTCGACTGCAAGGTCTTGACGATCGATCAAGAAGGCGCGAAGACGCCGCGCGAATGCTGGCGCTGA